One segment of Erigeron canadensis isolate Cc75 chromosome 2, C_canadensis_v1, whole genome shotgun sequence DNA contains the following:
- the LOC122586645 gene encoding uncharacterized protein LOC122586645 — translation MRKEMFLRIARDKHSFNSIQPLPKHFQFFHIGATDASGRPSFNIFQKCTSAIRQLAYSYKANALDEYLQMAQNTGYQCLDAFCKCVIHLYQNEYLRRPTEADIERLTEQVHGFPGMLGSIDCMHWGWKNCHVAWQGQYTRDDKGHPTIILEAVASYDLWI, via the coding sequence ATGCGAAAGGAAATGTTTCTCCGCATAGCGCGAGATAAACACTCCTTTAACAGCATTCAACCGTTACCGAAGCACTTTCAATTTTTCCACATAGGGGCGACAGATGCTTCTGGTCGTCCCAGTtttaacattttccagaaatgCACTTCTGCAATACGCCAGTTAGCGTATAGCTATAAGGCTAATGCTTTGGACGAGTACTTGCAAATGGCTCAAAATACGGGCTACCAGTGTTTAGACGCTTTCTGCAAGTGTGTGATACACCTATATCAAAACGAGTACTTGAGAAGGCCAACAGAAGCAGATATCGAGCGGTTAACTGAGCAGGTTCATGGTTTTCCGGGTATGCTTGGTAGCATAGATTGCATGCATTGGGGGTGGAAGAACTGTCATGTGGCATGGCAAGGGCAGTACACGCGAGACGACAAGGGGCATCCCACAATCATTCTTGAAgcggttgcttcatatgatttgtggatctGA
- the LOC122589656 gene encoding protein PHLOEM UNLOADING MODULATOR, protein MSAAKAKRGGGGLGVAAVAYIAVDYLRHLSPSWHEILQPLLWMILAVIAITRVHLYKHWSAEFGSALVFVAALVLMLCTLLYEMISVRSVTAVLGLDWHRSTPPLPDTGQWILLGLNEKLPQVIVDVLRARIVGLHHYLMLFVMLAFSVLFGSIEAPGLGLGARYMFTMAIGRFLRALSFASTILPSPRPWCAASRFDVPLHPHRWAQKFYVPYASDSYAIKTVIHQDMVYDHGVVQDNEYRPNWGFMSFLADFLRPVPSGESAWINLLKKAGGGCNDLLYSGHMLVAVLTAMAWTEAYGGLSSGFIWMLVLHSAQREVRERHHYTVDCVVAIYVGFLLWKMTGFLWPLKNTSRQARLDKLERIEGKLYQAAKDSNLDQVRDLLEQVDSSSPGHIQVGKEKAMQFFAGGTIIFALTVVFLAFILTSDG, encoded by the exons ATGTCGGCGGCGAAGGCGAAACGTGGCGGTGGTGGTTTGGGGGTGGCGGCGGTGGCATACATAGCGGTTGACTATCTGCGGCACCTGTCGCCGTCGTGGCACGAGATACTACAGCCATTGCTGTGGATGATATTGGCAGTAATCGCAATAACACGTGTTCATCTGTACAAACACTGGTCAGCTGAGTTTGGATCAGCTCTAGTATTCGTGGCGGCTTTAGTGTTGATGCTGTGCACCTTGCTTTATGAAATGATATCTGTTCGTTCCGTCACCGCCGTACTCGGTCTAGACTGGCACAG GAGCACTCCACCTCTTCCTGACACTGGACAGTGGATACTATTGGGGTTGAACGAGAAACTTCCTCAAGTGATTGTAGATGTATTGAGGGCTCGAATTGTTGGATTGCATCATTACCTGATGTTGTTTGTGATGCTTGCTTTCTCTGTGTTATTTGGCTCCATAGAAGCTCCTGGTCTTGGTTTAGGTGCACGATACATGTTCACTATGGCCATAGGACGGTTTTTGCGAGCCTTAAGTTTTGCATCTACAATACTGCCATCACCTCGACCCTGGTGTGCTGCAAGTCGGTTTGATGTCCCTCTACATCCGCATCGTTGGGCACAGAAATTTTATGTCCCTTATGCTTCTGATTCTTATGCTATAAAGACTGTCATCCATCAAGATATGGTGTATG ACCATGGTGTTGTGCAGGATAATGAATATAGACCAAACTGGGGCTTCATGAGTTTCCTTGCGGATTTCCTCCGACCTGTTCCTTCTGGAGAGTCTGCATGGATCAATCTGCTTAAGAAAGCTGGAGGTGGCTGCAATGATCTTCTATATAGTGGTCACATGCTTGTTGCAGTCCTTACAGCTATGGCATGGACG GAAGCATATGGAGGCTTGAGCTCGGGTTTTATTTGGATGCTTGTACTCCATAGTGCCCAGAGAGAAGTAAGAGAAAGGCATCATTATACAGTAGACTGTGTTGTAGCAATCTATGTTGGCTTCCTTTTGTGGAAGATGACAGGGTTCTTGTGGCCACTGAAGAACACCTCACGACAAGCAAGACTAGACAAGCTAGAAAGGATTGAGGGCAAGCTTTACCAAGCGGCAAAAGATTCGAATCTGGATCAAGTGCGAGACCTACTAGAGCAAGTGGACTCTAGCAGTCCGGGCCACATCCAAGTTGGCAAGGAGAAAGCTATGCAGTTTTTTGCTGGCGGCACCATTATTTTCGCCCTTACAGTTGTTTTTCTTGCATTTATCTTAACTAGTGATGGATAA
- the LOC122587488 gene encoding thioredoxin Y, chloroplastic has protein sequence MATSTTSIAAGVATWNKRSFDRQTLLASSRGLSNLCCWQIQFRSSSLTLPNRHHRTPRPLTLVQAKKQTFSSLDELLEKAEKPVLVDFYATWCGPCQFMGPILNEVSNTMGDTIQVVKIDTEKYPEIANKYSIEALPTFIIFKDGKPCDRFEGALTANQLIQRITGTLKVDT, from the exons ATGGCAACTAGTACTACCAGCATAGCAGCCGGCGTCGCCACATGGAACAAGAGGAGCTTCGACCGTCAAACGTTGCTGGCTTCTTCGAGGGGGCTTTCAAATCTGTGTTGTTGGCAGATTCAGTTTCGTTCATCTTCTTTGACTCTCCCTAATCGTCATCATCGCACACCTCGACCCCTTACTCTG GTGCAAGCAAAGAAGCAGACATTTTCCTCCCTTGATGAACTACTTGAAAAGGCCGAGAAGCCTGTATTGGTAGATTTTTATGCAACCTG GTGTGGGCCTTGTCAATTTATGGGTCCTATACTGAACGAAGTTAGTAATACCATGGGTGACACGATCCAAGTGGTGAAGATTGACACTGAAAAGTATCCAGAGATTGCAAACAAGTACAGCATTGAGGCTTTGCCAACTTTCATAATATTTAAGGATGGAAAACCCTGCGACCGTTTT GAAGGAGCTTTGACAGCAAACCAACTCATCCAACGAATTACGGGTACACTAAAAGTTGACACCTAG